In the Oryza glaberrima chromosome 6, OglaRS2, whole genome shotgun sequence genome, one interval contains:
- the LOC127776168 gene encoding probable serine/threonine-protein kinase SIS8, giving the protein MKNFLRKLHIGDSAGDGASSLAPPPPVSKKGGGGGGGGGGGGAQHEHKHGSGISSWLSSVTGRPQTQPSPSPWPSPPFAADAVVEAEAAALASSVEVRRLEVEEEEEKARRESREESVRKREMEKEKQEAELEEYHMQLALEMSAREDPEATQIEVAKQISLGSCPLQSSPAEVVAFRYWSFSALSYDDKILDGFYDIFVIGDEPTLPTIPSLTELHQQPFSHASKTEAVLVNRAQDTKLVQLEQKALIMAVEVRSKTPEFVGHNLVQRLATLVSDYMGGPVIDPESFLSKYQNVSSSLRASIRSAVMPLGELTIGLARHRALLFKVLADSLAVPCRLVKGRQYTGSDDGALSIVKFNDGREYIVDLMSDPGTLIPSDGAGLGREFEDSLFADSHHVNKDDCNTQLGSSFSEVSSSMYGSFENESLEKVSTPSNFGHSDPYGITTGQTGSQGSAVSGSFGELSISTSTSENLPVIHESRNTDHTMSTQSKDKSSAANNSSSSSPSSSEVGGAPAVRRMKVKDVSEYMISAAKENPQIAERIHAVLLENGVVPPPDLFSEESREQPKDLIVYDTSLFQTKDEMIKRMNELESTTNTDFCHGPSVPHPPGHELQTKAVPYRIPLDLKPIQGLGTYHPSDSRNSTGSSHMYEPSAPPQEDPLQLIKQMPVAAAAVATAAVVASSMVVAAAKSNSDIKLDVPVAAAATAAAVVATTAAVNKQYEYLEPGCQLLSLPSSSGANELIPKGRHDFWDNQLEIDHGQTSVPEKEKDLVEVPQEAERVSDKSVGTESSRSDIALDGVAEFEIQWEEITLGERVGLGSFGEVYKGEWHGTEVAVKKFLQQDISSDALDEFRTEFQIMKRLRHPNVVLFMGAVTRVPNLSIVTEFLPRGSLFRLIHRPNNQLDERRRLRMALDVARGMNYLHNCSPVVVHRDLKSPNLLVDKNWVVKVCDFGLSRMKNSTFLSSRSTAGTAEWMAPEVLRNEPSDEKCDVFSYGVILWELFTLLQPWEGMNPMQVVGAVGFQQRRLDIPAHVDPTIAEIIRRCWQTDPKMRPSFSEIMSSLKPLLKNTPANQPQRQRVQRADG; this is encoded by the exons ATGAAGAACTTCCTCCGGAAGCTCCACATCGGCGACTCGGCCGGCGATGGCGCCTCGTCGctcgcgcctcctccgccggtcTCCAAaaagggcggcggaggcggaggaggtggcggtggtggtggagcgcAGCACGAGCATAAGCACGGTTCTGGGATCTCGAGCTGGCTTAGCTCCGTGACCGGGCGGCCGCAGACGcagccgtcgccatcgccatggccatcgccgccgtttGCGGCGgacgcggtggtggaggcggaggcggcggcgttggcgtcgTCGGTGGAGGTGAGGAGGCTggaggtcgaggaggaggaggagaaggcgaggagggAGTCGCGGGAGGAGTCGgtgaggaagagggagatggagaaggagaagcaggaggcggagctggaggagTACCACATGCAGCTCGCGCTGGAGATGAGCGCGCGGGAGGATCCCGAGGCGACGCAGATCGAGGTAGCCAAGCAGATCAGTCTCGGCTCCTGCCCGCTCCAGAGCTCCCCCGCCGAGGTCGTCGCCTTCCGCTACTGG AGTTTCAGTGCCCTTAGCTACGACGACAAAATCTTGGATGGTTTCTATGACATTTTTGTCATTGGGGACGAGCCCACATTGCCAACCATACCCTCCTTGACGGAACTGCATCAACAGCCATTTTCACATGCATCCAAAACAGAAGCCGTATTGGTCAACAGAGCACAAGACACCAAACTTGTACAACTTGAGCAGAAGGCACTCATCATGGCTGTGGAAGTTCGCTCGAAAACTCCAGAGTTTGTTGGGCACAACCTGGTCCAGAGACTAGCTACTTTAGTTTCCGACTACATGGGTGGACCAGTCATCGATCCAGAAAGCTTTTTGTCCAAGTACCAGAATGTGAGCAGCTCTCTGAGAGCTAGTATAAGAAGTGCTGTTATGCCTCTCGGTGAGTTAACAATTGGTCTGGCTCGTCACCGTGCACTGCTTTTTAAG GTTTTGGCCGACAGCCTCGCTGTTCCTTGTCGACTAGTTAAAGGAAGACAGTACACTGGATCGGATGATGGAGCTTTGAGCATTGTGAAATTTAATGATGGAAG GGAGTACATTGTTGATCTCATGTCAGATCCAGGTACTCTTATACCTTCAGACGGTGCGGGCTTGGGTAGAGAATTTGAAGATAGTTTATTTGCAGATAGTCACCATGTTAACAAAGATGACTGTAACACTCAGTTGGGGTCTTCCTTTAGTGAAGTCTCAAGTTCTATGTATGGTTCTTTTGAGAATGAGTCACTTGAAAAAGTATCCACACCCAGCAATTTTGGGCATTCTGATCCTTATGGCATAACAACTGGCCAGACTGGCAGCCAGGGATCAGCGGTATCTGGTTCATTTGGGGAACTATCAATTAGCACAAGCACAAGTGAAAATTTGCCTGTTATTCATGAATCTAGAAATACAGACCATACCATGAGTACACAGAGCAAAGATAAGTCCTCTGCAGCGAATAATTCGTCATCAAGTTCTCCTTCATCTTCTGAGGTGGGTGGTGCTCCAGCAGTACGAAGGATGAAAGTGAAAGATGTCTCAGAATATATGATTAGTGCTGCAAAAGAAAACCCCCAGATAGCTGAGAGGATCCATGCTGTCTTACTTGAAAATGGAGTTGTCCCACCACCTGATTTGTTTTCAGAAGAATCAAGGGAACAACCTAAAGACCTTATTGTGTATGACACATCTCTGTTTCAAACTAAAGATGAAATGATAAAGAGGATGAATGAGCTTGAATCTACAACAAACACTGATTTTTGTCATGGTCCTTCGGTGCCACATCCCCCTGGACATGAACTCCAAACAAAGGCTGTTCCTTATCGGATTCCTCTGGATCTTAAACCTATCCAGGGGCTGGGTACCTACCATCCCTCAGATTCCCGGAACAGTACTGGTAGTTCACATATGTATGAACCATCTGCACCTCCCCAGGAGGATCCACTGCAACTTATAAAACAAATGCCTGTTGCAGCAGCTGCTGTTGCAACCGCTGCGGTGGTTGCATCCTCAATGGTTGTCGCTGCAGCTAAATCTAACAGTGATATCAAACTCGACGTGCCTGTTGCTGCTGCGGCGACTGCTGCTGCAGTTGTGGCTACAACTGCTGCTGTTAACAAGCAGTACGAATACTTGGAACCTGGTTGTCAATTGCTTAGTTTGCCAAGTTCTTCAGGGGCAAATGAATTGATCCCGAAGGGTAGACATGACTTCTGGGATAATCAGCTTGAAATTGATCATGGACAAACTAGTGTTCCCGAGAAAGAAAAAGATTTGGTTGAAGTACCTCAGGAAGCTGAAAGAGTCTCTGACAAGTCAGTTGGGACTGAAAGCTCAAGATCTGATATTGCCCTAGATGGTGTTGCAGAGTTTGAAATCCAATGGGAAGAGATCACTCTGGGAGAACGTGTTGGGCTAG GATCCTTTGGAGAGGTGTACAAAGGGGAATGGCATGGAACA GAAGTCGCAGTGAAGAAATTCTTGCAGCAAGATATATCAAGCGATGCTCTAGATGAATTTAGAACTGAG TTCCAAATAATGAAGAGATTGCGTCATCCAAATGTTGTTCTATTTATGGGTGCTGTTACTCGTGTACCTAATCTTTCTATCGTGACCGAGTTTCTTCCAAG AGGTAGTTTGTTTCGATTGATTCATCGACCCAACAACCAGTTGGATGAAAGAAGACGTCTAAGAATGGCACTTGATGTG GCTCGTGGTATGAATTATTTGCACAATTGCTCCCCTGTTGTAGTGCACCGAGATTTGAAATCTCCAAACCTTCTTGTTGACAAGAATTGGGTTGTGAAG GTTTGTGATTTTGGTTTATCACGTATGAAGAATAGTACCTTCCTTTCCTCGAGATCCACGGCTGGCACA GCAGAGTGGATGGCACCAGAAGTACTTCGAAACGAACCATCTGATGAGAA ATGTGATGTTTTCAGCTACGGGGTTATATTATGGGAACTTTTCACACTACTTCAGCCATGGGAAGGTATGAACCCCATGCAAGTTGTTGGAGCTGTTGGTTTTCAGCAACGTCGCCTTGATATTCCAGCTCATGTGGATCCCACCATAGCAGAGATAATAAGGAGATGCTGGCAAAC AGACCCAAAGATGCGTCCATCATTTTCAGAGATCATGTCTTCCTTAAAACCATTATTGAAAAACACGCCTGCCAATCAACCCCAAAGGCAGCGAGTGCAACGAGCAGATGGCTAA